Proteins encoded by one window of Rouxiella chamberiensis:
- a CDS encoding MFS transporter, whose amino-acid sequence MSQISSLKTAAMQGSTVKPSLTKTLFVTCIGNALEWFDIAVYGFFAAYIARAYFPTTDQTVSLLLAFGSFGVSFLIRPLGAVVLGAFADRAGRKASLLASISLMMVGSLMIVVTPSYATIGIAAPLLILLARLIQGFSAGGEFGSSTAFLVEHFPERKAYIASWQFATQGASTLLASAFGLGLSQWLSETQIQDWGWRIPFAFGLLIGPVGLYIRRNITEAESFVKADKTATPLKTLFGKQKSLLCMAIGLMVVSTAVNYMLNYVPTYATKTLHFSGQIAFTATLLAGVILTVATPLMGLWAEKVGRLPLMWGSLILLLVTIYPGFWLMTHYTTAFSLVALVCWMALLKSVYFSAVPSMMADLFPVGTRASGMAIGYNIAVTVFGGFAPFICTLLISATGTSLAPSYYLMAVALLSLWALIKSRQVRR is encoded by the coding sequence ATGAGCCAGATTTCCTCACTCAAGACCGCCGCGATGCAAGGCAGCACCGTCAAGCCCAGCCTGACCAAAACGCTGTTCGTCACCTGCATCGGCAATGCGCTGGAATGGTTTGATATTGCGGTTTACGGCTTCTTTGCGGCCTATATTGCCCGCGCCTACTTCCCGACCACCGATCAAACGGTATCGCTGTTGCTGGCATTCGGCAGCTTCGGCGTTTCGTTCCTGATTCGTCCGCTGGGCGCGGTTGTGCTGGGCGCCTTCGCCGACCGCGCCGGTCGCAAGGCTTCGTTACTCGCCTCTATCAGTCTGATGATGGTGGGCAGCCTGATGATTGTCGTTACGCCGTCCTACGCGACAATCGGCATCGCGGCACCGCTGCTTATTCTGCTGGCCCGTCTGATTCAGGGCTTCTCGGCGGGCGGCGAATTCGGCAGTTCCACCGCGTTTCTGGTGGAACATTTCCCGGAGCGCAAAGCCTACATTGCCAGCTGGCAGTTTGCGACACAGGGTGCCAGTACCTTGCTGGCTTCGGCCTTTGGTCTGGGTCTGTCGCAGTGGCTATCGGAAACGCAGATTCAGGATTGGGGATGGCGCATTCCGTTTGCGTTCGGATTACTGATTGGTCCGGTCGGGCTTTATATCCGTCGCAACATCACGGAAGCAGAAAGCTTTGTGAAAGCAGACAAGACTGCCACGCCACTCAAAACCCTGTTTGGCAAGCAAAAATCGTTACTCTGCATGGCGATTGGCCTGATGGTGGTGTCAACGGCGGTCAACTATATGCTGAACTATGTGCCGACCTACGCCACCAAAACCCTGCATTTCTCGGGCCAGATTGCCTTCACCGCAACCCTGCTCGCCGGGGTGATTTTGACCGTCGCCACGCCGCTGATGGGCCTGTGGGCTGAAAAAGTGGGTCGACTGCCGCTGATGTGGGGATCGCTCATTCTGCTGCTGGTCACCATTTATCCGGGATTTTGGTTGATGACGCATTACACCACCGCGTTCTCGCTGGTGGCGCTGGTTTGCTGGATGGCATTGCTGAAATCGGTCTACTTCTCGGCAGTGCCGTCGATGATGGCCGACCTGTTCCCGGTGGGCACTCGCGCAAGCGGCATGGCTATCGGCTACAACATTGCCGTGACCGTGTTTGGCGGCTTTGCGCCGTTCATCTGTACGCTGTTGATTAGCGCCACCGGCACCAGCCTGGCACCCAGCTACTATCTGATGGCGGTCGCCTTGCTCTCTCTGTGGGCCTTGATCAAATCCCGGCAGGTTCGTCGATAA